A stretch of DNA from Tribolium castaneum strain GA2 chromosome 7, icTriCast1.1, whole genome shotgun sequence:
TCtcttttcctttactaaaaattactcaattaaaaaatcgcttcagattcaaaaactttaaaaattaccatctataaacattttttttgtagctcAGTGACAAACAAAagacttaatttttggctctgattaatatacagggtgtctcacgTAACTTTACAAGGCCTGCGCTTAATGGACGTAACCAAATATACAAGTCACAAAACACTAgatacaaatatttatttatttttaaataaataattgaatacgtttttattgttattctactcattatcattagttaaaaaagtcgGGTTTGTCTTTCTTGCATCCTTCAAAGCATCCTTTGATACATACTTTCTTATCAACAGAAATTATTAgcgacattttaaattaataagcagtagaactgacaacacagcgaatttttgacaagacaACGTCATAAAGACAGTACAGGACAGGACCTGAAGCCAACCTAACAAAAACATATCTACGCCttctgagaatttaaaacaatcctGAACGGATAATATTTTTGGTGTCATTTTACGCAAACTTtgtaaaattgtgtaaaacacCCTGTAAAATCAAATCAGAATTAGTGAAGACCATTGTAAACTTTTAGGACCTAGGAGTAATTATCCaatgtaatttattactttaataattattattaataatagttataaacATGCCAAACTGGATACTAAtagtattttaatattaaaatattgagtcaaaaaataaactgcTTGAAAAAAGTTAGAAATATTAGCTTCTGGTACAACTCTAAACTAAAATATAAAGCTTCATAGAAAACACAtatgatattatttttcaagcttctacaaaaattattattattattattattattattattattattattattatgtgtgtttttaattaatttttgtttaaaaaaatggaaaaatttgaattttattcaaaaataaattgaatatGAATGAAtagattctttaaaaaatattttatgttgGCGCCATACAAAGTACGGTTATTTTTACTGTCCTCCGGTGTATAATTGTTTGCCTGCAACGTTATGTTCTGCTCCCTAGTGCCCACAACctcaattacaaaaaattgagaaaccTGTCAAACTTAACCTTCAAAAATccgaattttatcaaaaatctcAGATTTGATCTCTCGCTAGGAGCATGTCTCCAAGATAGCGTCACATGTGCGATTACGTATAACGAATGCTCAAGAGATAATAACCTAACAATCAACACCGACGTTTATTCGGTCCTCTCATTCTCCTTCACGACCTTAATCACCTTGACTGTCAAATCAGGTAAGTCAAATAATCAGAAATTTTCACCCTCAACTAAGAAAATCAACCCTTAGAAAAATGGCACCGATCAAAGCCACTAGTCTTTTGAACTTGGCCGGAAAAGCCCTCCACCGGAGACAATTCTCAGTGTCAAAAATCGCATCTGCCAAACAAATGACAGTCAGAGACGCCCTAAATTCAGCCCTAGACGAGGAAATGACCCGCGATGAGCGGGTTTTCATCATCGGCGAAGAGGTGGCGCAGTACGACGGCGCCTACAAGGTCACAAGGGGGCTGTGGAAGAAATACGGCGATAAGCGAGTCATCGACACGCCAATCACAGAAATGGGGTTCACAGGTTGTTGCTTAAAAGTGATTCGTTTAAAGGACTAATTTTTGGCCCCCCAGGAATCGCCGTGGGGGCTGCCATGGCCGGCCTGCGCCCCGTCTGCGAGTACATGACGTTCAACTTCGCCATGCAAGCCATCGACCAGATCATCAACTCGGCGGGAAAGACCTTCTACATGTCCGCGGGCCGCGTCAACGTCCCCATTGTCTTCCGGGGGCCCAATGGGGCTGCCGCCGGCGTTGGCGCCCAACATTCCCAGTGCTACGGCGCGTGGTACGCACACTGTCCAGGCCTCAAGGTCATCTCCCCCTACAATTCCGAAGACTGCAAGGGGCTCCTCAAGGCCGCCATTCGGGACCCTGACCCCGTGGTTTTCCTCgaaaacgaaattttgtaCGGGGTGCAGTACCCCATGTCAGATCAGGCCCTTTCCAACGATTTTGTCCTACCGATAGGCAAAGCGAAAATCGAGCGACCAGGTAAAATCTTAGAGCCCCCAGGTTTTTTCCCCCAAttcgatttaaaattaaataattgattaaatttaaaagtaatgTGTATTAAACTGTCCCTCTCAGAATCTTAAGAAATTAACAgtaatttcgttactgttttcggcAAGTACAGTATGTcgtcaccagagggcgtctagttaattttaactGACATCTGGTGTAATGACattatacagactgaaccaaaagtaacgcccATTTGTAATTTCATGCCATAGCATTAACATTTTAAGTTTtcacgatatttttttttttttaggaaaacaCATAACGATTGTGGCGCACTCCCGGGCGGTTGAAACGTCACTTCAAGCAGCGAATGAACTTTCCTCGAAAGGAATTGAAGCAGAAGTGATCAATTTGCGATCGTTGCGCCCTCTGGACATCAATACGATAACTGCGTCCGTTGCTAAAACGAATCACTTGATTACGGTGGAGCAAGGGTGGCCTTCGGCAGGGATCGGGGCCGAGATTTTGGCCAGAATTATGGAAAGCGAGGCCTTTTTCCACTTAGACCAACCAGCGATCAGACTGACAGGCGTTGACACGCCCATGCCATATACCAAAAGTCTAGAAATGGCCGCGCTTCCGGTGCCTAAAGACGTAGTCGAAATGACGAAAAAACTACTGAAGGTTAAGTAAAATCTCGAGTAATGTTCCTTTGTTTGAAATTGAAGCGTCGTCTGTATTGCCAACGTAcagttattataatttatttatttatttctcgtCCGGCTGAATTAATCAAAGGGtaagtttataatttttacttgtACAAACTGTTGTAAATAATAGTCTAGTTTTAATTGGATCAAGTGtacattgcattttttaagccAATTTTTTCTTATGTGGCCACTTTTAcggttgtaaatttttgtagaCAATAAATCATTAAGGCTGATTGCTTGTTATTATCCCCTTCCTTTTCCGCAAAAACTCCTCATGGGAACCGGGCGCGCTTCAAATTACGCAAAAGCGCATCGTCTGAACTGGATTAATGGTGTCACGTGACACAAGGAAAGGCGCGCAATTCAAGAAAATacgttttaatacaaaagtaacaaatttaattaaatacgtAGGTTAGGTAACAGTCACAATTCACAATTAACAGCACTTCTAAATATCCAAGGGccttttgtttaaatattcattTGCGCTTCTTTTGGACATTTTGTGTTCTTCCATGAATATTATTAAACATAATTCCGGCAGCAACACTTTGAAGAAGTAACTGTCCATTTTATCCTCTTGGTCAAACTCAGATTTCATTAAATCAAGGAGTACTTCCTTCTGTTGTTCACTAAACACGATAACACTGTTGCTACAAAACAAGCTCTTGGCTGAAGAAATGTTGTTGCCACTTTGGTGAAACGCCCGATGGCGATCTGAATATTTGCGTCCTTCCATAATTGCGTCCAAAGTGTCTTTGTGTCTCTCAAACGCTTTCTTCAAGTCCTTGGAAGTCAGGTGTTTACAATCAAGAAGCTCCTCCATGAAGTTATCTTCTTTTAGACTATCAATGCCCAGATTTTTCTGGAGAATATCTTCATCGAAAACATCAAGCTGTTCAACACTGCGTCTATATTGATCAAAGTTCTTCTGATCTGTTACGATTTTCTCAAACGAGGGAACTGACACGCCGTACTTTTCAAACGAAAAACTCCTTTGCAAactcttcttcttcttcacgGTAACATCAAGCTGTTCTGGCTGCTTCTTCTGCGCCCGTTTCGACTCACCTTTATTCTCCTTATTCAACCACGAAGTAATTTTGGGGCTTTTGTCGCAGGCTGGCTTTCGTTTACGAGTCGAAGCGGCCTTCTTTGGTTCAGTCGGAGATGCCCTCTTTTGCAGTTGTCTCAGTTTTTCCATGAGATTATTCATGGCTTTGTCACCACACGATTTTTGGGGCTCCATTCTGGAAACCCGCCACTTCAATTTGACGTTGTCAACTTGACGTTTCTAAAGTGAGGTTAgggtttgtttatttttgaaaattcgcctgatttttgtaataaaatgagGAATTTGAGTTTAAAGGTAATAGTTACGTTCTCGAATGGGTTAGTTATTAGAATTTTGCAGAGGAAACTACGATCATTGTATATTGTTACTGCGAGCGGATTAGGGGCATATGTGGCTATAAGTCTgtataaaaacaatgaaaagTTTTACAGAAACGTTGTAATGCCTTTAGTACATTTGCTGGAGCCTGAGCAAGCCCACCGGCTCGGGGTTATAGTCAGTAAATACCGCCTTGTCCCCTCAACTAATTACAAAGACCCCGAGTCTTTGGTAagtcattttttaactgtaaGTCGTCACTAGGCCCTCAATTACAGAAAATTACTCTTTTCAATAAAGTTTTCCCAAACCCAATTGGCATCGCTGCCGGTTTTGACAAACACGCCGAAGCGGTAATGGGTTTGAAAGACATTGGTTTTGGTTTCATTGAAATAGGTTCAGTGACACCCCAGCCTCAGCCAGGCAATAACAAACCGCGAGTTTTCCGCCTGTCTGAAGACCTTGCTGTTATAAACAGATACGGGTTCAACAGCGACGGCCACGAGACCGTTTTACACCGACTTATTAATTTGAgacaaaccaaaaaatgtgATACTATACTAGGGGTCAATTTAGGAAAAAACAAGACTTCAGACGACGCTATCAATGACTACGTCATtggtattaaaaaattagggcCAGTTGCTGACTACCTTGTTATCAATGTTAGCAGTCCTAACACGCCCGGCTTAAGGACAATGCAAGACAAAAACGTActaaaaaatctattaaaaagtGCCAAAGAGGCACGTGATAGCCTCCCTGAGGGGGCCAGACCCCCACTATTACTTAAACTAGCGCCCGACTTGTCCTACAGTGAGCTCAAAGACATTGCAAATGTGGTGAGGCAAAAAGACACGAAAATTGATGGGCTTATAATTTGCAATACGACAGTTGAAAGGCCACAATTTCTGCATAATGACAGGAAAGGGGAGACAGGGGGGCTGAGTGGCAAGCCTTTGAGAGAGGCCTCCACTAAGTTAATCGCAGAAATGTACAAACTGACACGGGGGGAAATACCGATTATAggtttggtgtttttattaatttaaatttttacattaaataaattataggtGTTGGCGGTGTTTTTACCGGCCGAGACGCCTacgaaaaaatcaaagctggGGCTAGTGTTGTACAATTGTACACAAGTCTGGTGTATGAGGGGCCCCCGGTTGTTGCCAAAATTAAACGGGAGCTAGTGGAGTTGTTGGCCGATGATGGGTTTAAAAACGTTTCGGAGGCTGTGGGGTGCagtgttaaataattttattatttgattaacttttccaataaatttaatatcaaaaattactgttttaattattttaaaattatttagggTTTTTCCAGTTTTGGTTTGTGACGGTCCTGTCACTCCTAAACCTAAcctcaataatttaaatttgttgaaatgTTATTCTCAGCTGAAATAAGTGATTTTCGGACGGTGCACAACGTCCTGCGTGCCATTTCGTTCAAAGACGTAAGTTTCTGCCCGATTTTTGTGCCAATTCAATGATTTTATTGCCAGTACGCAATTTTGCGTCCCACTGAAGAGGGGCTCAAATTCACGCTAGAAGAGATGAAAAGTGTGGAAATTTCGGCATACGTGCCGCGTAATATGTTTAGTTACTACAGAATAGCCGACAATGCGGACGTCTCCTTTAAAATCAGTATGAAAGTGTTCACTGAgtgtttgaatatttttggaGACGAGGGGAATCCCAGCATAAAGTTGTCGTACAAAAACGAAGGGGCGCCCTTGTGTCTGATGTAATTATTACCAAAGTTTGATTTTATCGACGGGTTACTATAGattaggatacgaaacgacataaaaattgtaactgtgAGGATaaggtaaacaaaaaaatacagacccataaataatctttaaattttcacATTGATAATCTATAAGAACTTgaacgtaaaatttttaaattaaaaatttaatacatactccgaaataaaaatagtctATAATCACTTTATCGAaaataatatacaaaaaaattagcaattaACAtattaacttatcaaaatgcTGCGAATACTGTTGAAGATAAAAGTGtaaagaacaaagttgtatgtaaacaattaaatttcctagaaAAAGTCAGCGTGACCATACTTCTATCTTAAAAggtttaagtataaattaatttttcgatatacttatatcaaaaaatatcaaaatataatattaatatataattttgataaaaaatcattaaataaaagtgaaaaaacgaCGGCACTTCTTCACTAAGACgccaaataataattagtaataaaaatcatagggtgctatttaaaaaaatcaagatatGGTGCtccaaaatttaccaaaatgaatgtgtcacagcaaGGTGATGCTACAATGCAAATATATGGTCTTGTTACCAAAAAATGCCTCAGACCTACGGACAAAGTCCCAACTTGATATCCCAAAAACCAAGgccactgcgattttttaataatgtgcctgcagacgcacaaaattgtagaaaaaattaaataacttctgaacggttaaagtaaattgtaaaaactaaactgatttataaagcctaaaaagtgcagatttaaatatgtataaaTATACAAGGGGTgccgtttaaaaaaactatgttaaaggctgcactgtaaaaatgaaacaccctgtatagggcaaaataattttaggacGTACACTTTAACTTCCCATTTGCAGTGccatttaatttgtttcgatatctttgacagtgCAGGAGCAATCGAGAACGCCCGtatcaatgactcaccctgtataattaattaattactgataaaaataaacaaatccaTCGCTTGGTGTTTTTGGGGTCTAAACGAATAAACTTAAAGAATATGTCATTCTCtactttcttcctaacattttaaCCGTATTCatagcgttttgaaaaatatgggacgAAActcagataatttttttcttacgtTTCTCGTGAAAATTTAAGTCGTCTGTTTTTGTCAGCCTATTAAAAATAGACCGTACTACATTTTTTTGGGTACAGAAAGTTGTAtttcgtttcgtctcctaattCATAGACCTCCgtagttttacaaaaaataccgTTTTAGCGTCAAACATAGTGAAGAGAACATAACTGTTGATTGCGAAATTAAGACATTAAACGCCGACGACTCGCCCGACTTCAGCCTTGCTGAAGAATGCAACTTGAACAAAGTAGTTTTTAACGCAAACATGCTTACCGAAGTGTTGCAAAGGCTGGATAATGGGGCTGACGACATCACCATTTCCCTAAACCCCGACCCGCCCCACTTTACCTTAAGCACAACCGGAATTGCCGTAAGTTGTTTATTTCCGGGGAAATCCGGTAATCCGGGCTTGTAGGGCGAATCCAAAGTCAACATTCCGCGCCAGTCCGATTCCATTACAATTTTCCAATGCCAGAAAAAATCCTCCTGGAAATACGCCTTCCACCACATTCGCCAGATTTTAAAAGTGATGAATTATGCGAACAAAGTGGCGGTTTTTTCCGGGGAGACTGGACTTCTAGGACTGCAGCTTGTGATAAATTCGGACGAGAGACAGATGTATGTTGAGTATTACGTCACGTCGCTGTTTGGCGATGGGTAAAATAAAAGCAAGTTGcagtaaacaatttattacacCTCGGTTTAAAGTCTCGTTTGACGAATTTCAAAATACCAATGATAAATGcaatttaatcaaataaatatgtttACAACGGCACGTATGGTACAAAATAACAATGTAAAAAAGTTACttgttaatataaaaaaaaaacaaaataagttagCTATTTACAAGCGAAATTATTTAAGTAAGTATTCAGAATAATGGTACTTAACTACAGCTGAATTACACTGATCCAAGCAATGATACAAtggccaaaaaaataaatccgcCGTTCTGTTTTTTAGTACGTTTCGTTACCAATACTCTTCCGATTCCCAGACCGcatctgcaaaaatcaaaaccgTTTATAACACTTGATAATAAATTAGAGCTAGTCGATTAAATTGGCTATTTATCGCAGAGGAGTGGTTGTAATGGAGCCCATACTAGACAAAGGAGTATTGGAGactgaataatttaatttttctaattcttCATCGACTTGATTGTTGCGCAACTCTTGCGTCGTATACAAGAACTTGTTCCATTCGTCGTGTCTCGGATGTGCGAAGTTTTCCGCCACATCGTACACCCAAATCTTCCCCTGGTTGTCGCCGACAGTCACGTGGAGGCCCGACGGAGTCCAGGAGATCCGGTTCAGGGCCGGGTTTCCCTCGACCGTCACGCTGGCAGCAGGGACTTCCGTGTCCTGGTTCAGGTTCCACAAATCTAGCCGCCCGCTCCCGTCCACGGCCGCGAAAAGGGCCGGATGGGCCGGAGACCACTTCACGTCCAAAACGTAGTCGCCGTTGTCCTCGAATGAGTAGATCGGTTTCGAGTCCTGGACAAAGTGTAATAAAGGGGGCTGTAGGTTACTTGCGttttttgaattgaaaaccaaaaaattacaaaattatcgCGAACTAAGGAGCGAGTCCATCATGTACTGTAGtgcaatatttttgaaaaactataattatttttattgataaaattaactGTTGCCGACAAAGGTGCTTATCCTTGCTCTTATTcgaattaattacaaattccTTTTTATCaagtcaaattatttttaaaatgatctGAAAGGCCAGTGATACGTTCGtagtttataataattttaaatcaaattaacgatagtttttgactaaatttggCCAAAGTTAGTGCCAAAGGGCCTTAATCGTAATGATTTTTATTGAGAAATTTCGTGTAATAATTGTTTCTGGTTAAAAAACAATCCGACCTAATTTAGTAATTATTTGGTTGGGTCTAACAAAACTTCCCTaaaaagtgagtttttctgaatatttaaaGAACTTATGActtaatctttaaaaaaatacgggCGAGTTTAaaataacgcacaaaattcatgtATTACGGATTTTCTTGTGAAGGCTACATTTTGCCAATAATTATGACGTTAGTTTTAATCGTTTTCAACAACTTCTGCAGTTAGTTCTGTTAACACCGAGTGACTAAAAGATTGTATCAAAGAAATAACCTTTCAAAGTCAAACCGATATAAATGTCATgttagttattaaaaaaataattccttatgaaataaagcaagaatAGAAAGATATAGTTCTTTATGTGTATTTATCgatatttttgttatcttaTTTTCTATAATTACCAGAAAGACAGTGGAATGTAAGTAGGtatcaaaaacagtaaaaaaatattgactgtcattttattttaacacacaTATTGTGGAAGGTTCAGAAACTATTCTTTTTAAGCAACTGACAAAAAACGagataattaaatatttttaaaatttagtctacagggtgctcaaaaaaagGCGCACCAACTCGGCAGTACGTTGCGAGAAAAATCTTGGAAAAAATGCccaaaatcatattttaaaaaatttggagcttcaaacttattttgttaacttcttcagttttcattattttttaatgtttttctgtttcgcactaagtaatcgttccataactaaactataaataattattttttaatttcctatcagacttaaataataaaattttaattcacgTTTAACTTGGCAACTTAATTctgaaatacattttaatttcgctttctgtaaactgaTCCAAAGTCAAACAACGATTTTTTCCTAATGTGCatttttaagtcaaaaattatcttGCAAAAATTGGACATAACTAAGCCGTTAAGTcacaaaattagtttaaaaaaatgcattatttttgcatttttttgaggtAAAAACTTATACTTACCACTAAGTTAGTCGATAATTCGACAATGACATAAGTTTTTGTCTTTTCCGAGAGTTTTAGGACCGCTTTTAAGCCGAAACACAATTACTATTTCTATTTTGACATAAATGTGGCCAAATATACTAAAACTAGAACCAAAATTTAGAAACTTTTGCATTATTCGATTGCTTACGTAGGTACGTTTTTGAGCTTAAAACTCGGTTTTCTAGCAAGATTTTGTTAAGCTGAGCCGAAAAATCACTAGACTTATTCGAAAACGAACgtcgaattaattaatttgccttttttcgaatattttaacacatttttttctcaattatttcacaaaatttctcgaacaaaacaatttctgagttgaaacaaatatttttatcgagattttgctaaaccaaatccaaaaatagtaaattagataaaaggtgtttttttaacatttattttattttagtttattcATAGTTATAGCGGAAAAAAACTTGCTATTGGTATTtgtactttgtttttttacctTCAAACTCCACAACTTGATGGTCCAATCGATGGACGACGTCAAGAACATGTGTGAGAAATCAATCCCACCTTGGACCGAATTCACGCTAATGCCAGTGATGGGGCCCTGGTGGCCGTCGTAAGTGTCGGTAATTCCGGCCTTGGCGCCGTGACGACACGCCGAATATGCAGCCCCCTCTTCGCTGCCTACCACAAAGTTATTAACGTCGGAATGTGGAAAATCTAAACATGTCACAGCCACGGGTTTCGATTGCATTCGGTGCAAGTCAAGGGTCTCTTGAGGCTGGCCTAACATGTCCAACGACCAGGAGCAGAGACGACCGTCAGTCGAGATACTTATCAGGTTGTGTGCGTTCTGGGTGCCCACCACGCTCAAGCAGTAGACAGGGTGCTGGCAaataccaaaaataatttattacttatttattattttttttatttattcattatttatttattttttatttatttattacttattatttattacgtgCGGTAGGGGAATTTTTACAGCGTGAAGATTTTGTCGCACCCACGAATTTAGAGCACGACGAGCGCAGCGAGGAGTGCCATAATAGAGTAAGTGCGACAAAATGacttataaactttttttttactttgcacattttgtaccaaaaaaattaatttcgaaattttcgtGGCAAAAATGTGTAAACGCGTCGAGgccaaaaaataacatttttggaaaacaatgaggaagtttccaatttttcaaaatgttattattgaTTTTCAACATAATAGTACTCAAGTCAAGAAATtgaatggaaaaaaattaattcgatagctttaaaaataataaaaatataagctTTTTGTCTGTCGGTTGGACAGTGGGCCCGCTAATGACGTCACGCGACATAAACTGTTCACAAGGTAGCTGCGATTTATTGGCATTGTATTGAGATCTCTGGATAATtctattaacttaaaaaaaataaatattgaatgaaagtgttatttgtgatgattgaagtaatttgtttaagtagatactgtaataaatcactaataacgaataataatccattttaataattacacaaaaatcagcttttgcgatttttttttgctttatttgttTCTGTATGCCTTccaattttttcagatttgttctaaaatttcttataattaataaatattaattaaggagaaatatttatattaataaaatattattttatttaaaaaaattaaaaatattaactaatggaaatttttatgatttctggAACAAGCGATGcttgcaaaatgttttgtacaaaaaatatgtaaaaaaataagtgttctACAAACGACTTCTTATTAAAGACATCGACTCTtgcataaacaaaaatacaatttctttatttgtcaATGCTTTTGAAGATTCGTTCAATGGATAAGTAGATGtggtttataattataaacctGGAGTTTTCAAAGATATGAAATTAggattttcttcaaaaatccCGTCGTGAatggaaaaaatcaattttcctGGCGagttgaacaaaaaattttcaaaattcggTGAGAAATTTCAAGTTTCCAATATTTGAGTGCGAAAAAGTACAACTTTTTCTACTTGAAGAAGTAGAAAAATTTTCACggaattttacaaaacattttgccaTCTTAAGTATTTTGCTTcgttttcgcaaaatttctcaaaaatcagctaaaaaaaagaaaaactctAAATCATATGTAAAAccgataaattttataataattattcaaaaacaatttttaaatttttcgatgtttttttgcaaaatttcactGAATCGGgttgaaaaatcaataaatcggagcgaaaattatttgacttcagcatttttgagttaaattaataagattttcgttcaaaaacgcaattattgagaatttagcaaaattttgccgAACTCTCTTGCACAACATTGTTACTTTAGTAATTATAATGTTTTCCGGCATTTCCTTTAGTTCTAAAGTTTTTAGTATTAATACTTCATTTTGTGTTATTGGCCCttcaaaatatatttgtttgatttcgTCGAAGATAGTATATAGGATAcaaaaatcagcgtttgcaatttttttttgctttatttctttctgtatgccttagatttttttcagatttgttctaaaatttcttataattaataaatattaattaaggagaaatatttatattaataaaatattattttatttgaaaaaattaaaaatattaactaatggaaatttttatgatttctggAACAAGCGATGcttgcaaaatgttttgtacaaaaaatatgtaaaaaaataattgttctaCAAACGACTTCTTATTAAAGACATCGACTCTtgcataaacaaaaatacaatttctttatttgtcaATGCTTTTGAAGATTCGTTCAATGAATAAGTAGATGtggtttataattataaacctGGAGTTTTCAAAGATATGAAATTAcgattttcttcaaaaatccCATCGTGAAtggaaaaaatcgattttccTGGCGAGTtgaacacaaaatttttcaaaattcggtGAGAAATTTCAAGTTTCCAATATCTGAGTGCGAAAAAGTACAACTTTTTCTACTTGAAAAGGTAGAAAAATTTTCACggaattttacaaaacattttgccaTCTTAAGTATTTTGCTTcgttttcgcaaaatttctcaaaaatcagcctaaaaaaaaagaaaaactctAAATTATATGTAAAACcgataaattttataacaattattcaaaagcaatttttaaatttttcgatgtttttttgcaaaatttcactGAATCGGgttgaaaaatcaataaatcggatcgaaaattatttgacttcagcatttttgagttaaattaataagattttcgttcaaaaacgcaattattgagaatttagcaaaattttgccgAACTCTCTTGCACAACATTGTTACTTTAGTAATTATAATGTTTTTCCGGCATTTCCTTTATTTCTAAAGTTTTTAGTATTAATACTTCATTTTGTGTTATTGGCCCttcaaaatatatttgtttgatttcgTCGAAGATAGTATATAGGACAcaaaaatcagcgtttgcaattttttttttgctttatttctttctgtatgccttcgaattttttcagatttgttctaaaatttcttataattaataaatattaattaaagagaaatatttatattaataaaatatta
This window harbors:
- the Rad1 gene encoding cell cycle checkpoint protein RAD1, with the translated sequence MLFSAEISDFRTVHNVLRAISFKDYAILRPTEEGLKFTLEEMKSVEISAYVPRNMFSYYRIADNADVSFKISMKVFTECLNIFGDEGNPSIKLSYKNEGAPLCLIVKHSEENITVDCEIKTLNADDSPDFSLAEECNLNKVVFNANMLTEVLQRLDNGADDITISLNPDPPHFTLSTTGIAGESKVNIPRQSDSITIFQCQKKSSWKYAFHHIRQILKVMNYANKVAVFSGETGLLGLQLVINSDERQMYVEYYVTSLFGDG
- the Pdhb gene encoding pyruvate dehydrogenase E1 component subunit beta, mitochondrial encodes the protein MAPIKATSLLNLAGKALHRRQFSVSKIASAKQMTVRDALNSALDEEMTRDERVFIIGEEVAQYDGAYKVTRGLWKKYGDKRVIDTPITEMGFTGIAVGAAMAGLRPVCEYMTFNFAMQAIDQIINSAGKTFYMSAGRVNVPIVFRGPNGAAAGVGAQHSQCYGAWYAHCPGLKVISPYNSEDCKGLLKAAIRDPDPVVFLENEILYGVQYPMSDQALSNDFVLPIGKAKIERPGKHITIVAHSRAVETSLQAANELSSKGIEAEVINLRSLRPLDINTITASVAKTNHLITVEQGWPSAGIGAEILARIMESEAFFHLDQPAIRLTGVDTPMPYTKSLEMAALPVPKDVVEMTKKLLKVK
- the Dhod gene encoding dihydroorotate dehydrogenase (quinone), mitochondrial, which encodes MRNLSLKRKLRSLYIVTASGLGAYVAISLYKNNEKFYRNVVMPLVHLLEPEQAHRLGVIVSKYRLVPSTNYKDPESLKITLFNKVFPNPIGIAAGFDKHAEAVMGLKDIGFGFIEIGSVTPQPQPGNNKPRVFRLSEDLAVINRYGFNSDGHETVLHRLINLRQTKKCDTILGVNLGKNKTSDDAINDYVIGIKKLGPVADYLVINVSSPNTPGLRTMQDKNVLKNLLKSAKEARDSLPEGARPPLLLKLAPDLSYSELKDIANVVRQKDTKIDGLIICNTTVERPQFLHNDRKGETGGLSGKPLREASTKLIAEMYKLTRGEIPIIGVGGVFTGRDAYEKIKAGASVVQLYTSLVYEGPPVVAKIKRELVELLADDGFKNVSEAVGCSVK